Proteins co-encoded in one Streptomyces sp. SLBN-31 genomic window:
- the yicI gene encoding alpha-xylosidase produces the protein MKFTDGYWLLREGVTAAHPVEVLDVTAAEGALDIHAPTQPIRHRGDLLKGPVVTISAHAPMPDVIGVTFTHFEGEQPRGPQFELGRQDFAVHTEYDEEHATLTSGALSVRVARTGPWHVDFLADGRTLTTSGPKNMGIMRDTATGAHYLREQLNLTVGTSVYGLGERFGPLVKNGQVVDIWNADGGTATEQAYKNVPFYLTDAGYGVFVDHPGRVSFEVGSEAVSRVQFSAETQQLTYYVIYGPTPKDVLRKYTALTGRPALPPAWSFGLWLSTSFTTSYDEQTVTSFIEGMRERELPLSVFHFDCFWMREFNWCDFQWDPRVFPDPEGMLARLKAKGLHICVWINPYIAQRSPLFAEGKALGHLLKRPDGSVWQWDLWQPGMALVDFTSPAARDWYASKLEALLAQGVDCFKTDFGERVPVDVAYADGSDPERMHNYYAYLYNRTVFDVLRKHRGQGEAVVFARSATAGSQKFPVHWGGDCEATYESMAESLRGGLSLGLSGFGYWSHDIGGFEGTPTPALFKRWLAFGLLSSHSRLHGSSSYRVPWLFDEESVDVLRLFTRLKLSLMPYLYEAARTAQAEGVPMMRAMVLEFPDDPGCAHLERQYMLGPDLLVAPVFSDDGDVSYYVPEGTWTHFLSGRTVTGPRWVRERHGFSSVPLLVRPGAVIPVGAVDDRPDYDFADGVTLRAFGLRRGARVTVPVGEVVFTVVREGDTLRASCSDPAAPWVLTAGERTARAQAGTGFLSLELD, from the coding sequence ATGAAGTTCACCGACGGCTACTGGCTGCTGCGCGAGGGCGTCACCGCGGCCCACCCGGTCGAGGTCCTCGACGTCACCGCCGCCGAGGGCGCGCTGGACATCCACGCGCCGACCCAGCCCATCCGCCACCGCGGCGACCTGCTGAAGGGACCGGTCGTGACGATCAGCGCGCACGCCCCGATGCCCGACGTCATCGGCGTCACCTTCACGCACTTCGAGGGCGAGCAGCCCCGCGGCCCGCAGTTCGAGCTGGGCAGGCAGGACTTCGCGGTCCACACGGAGTACGACGAGGAGCACGCCACGCTGACCTCCGGCGCGCTCTCGGTCCGGGTGGCCCGCACCGGCCCCTGGCACGTGGACTTCCTCGCCGACGGCCGGACGCTCACCACCAGCGGCCCCAAGAACATGGGCATCATGCGGGACACCGCCACCGGCGCCCACTACCTGCGCGAACAGCTCAACCTGACCGTCGGCACGTCCGTCTACGGCCTCGGCGAGCGCTTCGGACCGCTGGTCAAGAACGGCCAGGTCGTCGACATCTGGAACGCCGACGGCGGCACGGCCACCGAACAGGCCTACAAGAACGTGCCGTTCTACCTCACCGACGCGGGCTACGGCGTCTTCGTCGACCACCCGGGCAGGGTGTCCTTCGAGGTGGGCTCGGAGGCGGTGTCCCGGGTGCAGTTCAGCGCGGAGACCCAGCAGCTGACGTACTACGTCATCTACGGCCCCACCCCCAAGGACGTGCTGCGCAAGTACACCGCCCTCACCGGCCGCCCCGCCCTGCCGCCCGCCTGGTCGTTCGGCCTGTGGCTGTCGACGTCCTTCACGACGTCGTACGACGAGCAGACGGTGACCTCGTTCATCGAGGGCATGCGGGAGCGCGAACTGCCGTTGTCCGTCTTCCACTTCGACTGCTTCTGGATGCGCGAGTTCAACTGGTGCGACTTCCAGTGGGACCCGCGGGTCTTCCCCGACCCCGAGGGCATGCTCGCCCGGCTCAAGGCCAAGGGCCTGCACATCTGCGTCTGGATCAACCCCTACATCGCGCAGCGCTCGCCGCTGTTCGCGGAGGGCAAGGCGCTCGGCCATCTGCTGAAGCGGCCGGACGGCAGTGTCTGGCAGTGGGACCTGTGGCAGCCCGGCATGGCGCTGGTCGACTTCACCAGCCCGGCGGCCCGCGACTGGTACGCCTCGAAGCTGGAGGCGCTGCTCGCGCAGGGCGTCGACTGCTTCAAGACCGACTTCGGCGAGCGGGTCCCGGTCGACGTCGCCTACGCCGACGGCTCGGACCCCGAGCGGATGCACAACTACTACGCCTACCTGTACAACCGCACGGTCTTCGACGTGCTGCGCAAGCACCGCGGCCAGGGCGAGGCCGTCGTGTTCGCCCGGTCGGCGACGGCCGGCAGCCAGAAGTTCCCGGTGCACTGGGGCGGCGACTGCGAGGCGACCTACGAGTCGATGGCGGAGTCGCTGCGCGGCGGGCTGTCGCTCGGCCTGTCCGGCTTCGGCTACTGGAGCCACGACATCGGCGGCTTCGAGGGCACCCCCACACCCGCCCTGTTCAAGCGCTGGCTGGCCTTCGGCCTGCTGTCCTCCCACAGCCGGCTGCACGGCAGCTCCTCCTACCGCGTCCCGTGGCTCTTCGACGAGGAGTCCGTGGACGTGCTCCGGCTGTTCACCCGGCTGAAGCTGAGCCTGATGCCGTACCTGTACGAGGCGGCGCGCACCGCCCAGGCCGAGGGCGTGCCGATGATGCGGGCGATGGTGCTGGAGTTCCCGGACGACCCCGGGTGCGCGCACCTGGAGCGGCAGTACATGCTGGGGCCGGACCTGCTGGTGGCGCCGGTGTTCAGCGACGACGGCGACGTCTCGTACTACGTCCCCGAGGGGACCTGGACCCACTTCCTGAGCGGGCGGACGGTGACCGGCCCGCGCTGGGTACGCGAGCGGCACGGCTTCTCCAGTGTGCCGCTGCTGGTCAGGCCCGGTGCGGTCATCCCGGTCGGCGCGGTCGACGACCGGCCCGACTACGACTTCGCCGACGGAGTCACCCTGCGGGCGTTCGGGCTGCGCCGGGGCGCACGGGTGACGGTGCCGGTCGGGGAGGTCGTCTTCACCGTCGTACGCGAGGGGGACACGCTGCGGGCCTCGTGCAGTGATCCGGCGGCACCGTGGGTGCTGACGGCCGGGGAGCGCACGGCGCGGGCGCAGGCGGGCACCGGCTTTCTCTCCCTGGAGCTGGACTGA
- a CDS encoding LacI family DNA-binding transcriptional regulator yields MVKITDVARHAGVSPSTVSYALSGKRPISEETRQRVEEAIRELGYRPHAGARALASSRSNVLALVVPLRAGIHVPVVMQFAVSVVTTARRHDHDVLLLTQEEGEDGLRRVADTALVDALIVMDVQLHDPRLGLLRSLDRPSVLIGFPAEPDGLTCVDLDFKAAGEACVEHLARLGHRVVALVGSPPEVYVRGTAFAQRVVQGFTAAADRGGLSSSVHPCEATPAAARLVAEQLLREQTALTGIVVHNEAILEPLTEAFEQLGLRVPGDLSVTAICPDEIAESVRVPVTSVALPSAELGERAVQLLMKKLDGSAVPDATLLAPRITERASTAPRNT; encoded by the coding sequence ATGGTGAAGATCACCGATGTGGCGCGGCACGCCGGGGTCTCCCCCAGCACCGTCTCCTACGCGCTCAGCGGCAAGCGGCCCATCTCGGAGGAGACCCGGCAGCGGGTCGAGGAGGCCATCCGCGAGCTGGGCTACCGCCCGCACGCCGGTGCCCGCGCCCTGGCCAGCAGCCGGTCCAACGTCCTGGCGCTCGTCGTGCCCTTACGGGCCGGCATCCATGTGCCGGTGGTGATGCAGTTCGCGGTGTCGGTGGTGACGACCGCACGGCGCCACGACCACGACGTGCTGCTGCTGACCCAGGAGGAGGGCGAGGACGGTCTGCGCCGGGTCGCCGACACGGCGCTGGTGGACGCGCTGATCGTGATGGACGTCCAGCTCCACGACCCCCGGCTGGGGCTGCTGCGCTCACTGGACCGGCCCTCCGTGCTGATCGGCTTCCCCGCCGAGCCGGACGGGCTGACCTGCGTCGACCTCGACTTCAAGGCGGCCGGTGAGGCGTGCGTGGAACATCTGGCTCGCCTGGGCCACCGGGTGGTGGCGCTCGTCGGGTCGCCGCCGGAGGTGTACGTGCGCGGGACCGCGTTCGCACAACGGGTCGTCCAGGGGTTCACGGCCGCCGCCGACCGCGGCGGACTGTCGTCCTCCGTGCACCCCTGCGAGGCCACACCGGCGGCCGCCCGGCTGGTCGCCGAGCAACTCCTGCGCGAGCAGACCGCGTTGACCGGGATCGTCGTCCACAACGAGGCGATCCTCGAACCGCTGACGGAAGCCTTCGAACAGCTCGGCCTGCGCGTCCCCGGCGACCTGTCCGTCACCGCCATCTGCCCCGACGAGATCGCCGAGTCCGTCCGCGTGCCCGTCACCTCCGTCGCCCTGCCCTCCGCCGAGTTGGGCGAGCGGGCGGTGCAACTGCTGATGAAGAAGCTGGACGGCAGTGCCGTACCGGACGCGACGCTGCTCGCGCCGCGGATCACGGAGCGGGCGAGCACCGCACCGAGGAACACCTGA
- a CDS encoding glycoside hydrolase family 3 protein produces the protein MTGKRRHRFAYALALTLVAALGATVPAHADSPYPFRDPSLSVDARVSDLLGRLTLDEKISLLHQYEPAIPRLGIQSFRTGTEALHGVAWLGKATVFPQAVGLASTWDPALMRDVGSAVGDEARGFQQTRPDGWGLNLWAPVVNPLRDPRWGRNEEGYSEDPYLTGAISTAYGTGLTGGDPDHLKTAPTLKHFLANNNEVHRDTTTSELRPRVAKEYDEQAFKPAIEADAATGVMSSYNLVNGRPNTVNPALDDTVRTWTSQRLLNVTDAYAPGNLVGSQKYYGTQAEADAAALKAGIDSFTDNDRDSGPTTAAIKSALSSGLLKESDVDRAAADVLSVRVRLGEFDPGGGKYGSIDASVIDSPAHRKLARKAATEAAVLLKNQGGALPLKKSAKDVAVVGPLADTLHTDWYSGTLPYAVTPKDGIEAKLGTSVADSEGVDRIALKDTATGKYVTAGAGEAGAALKESATTAGQDAQFDVFDWGSGIVTLRSTANGRYVGYNWSGFVNDQKQPNGWYVQQQFRLEAQDDGTYLLRYAGYETQESWWSNPVYLGPTGTDGTLGLVAKDQAAHYAKDVVRSGVAEAVAAVKGRDAAVVVVGSDPSINGREAHDRTDMGLAPAQESLVEAVRAANPRTVVIVENSYPTTLGSLQKQVPALLWTTHAGQETGNALADLLYGDANPSGRLTQTWYRSESDLPSILDYDIIKSGRTYQYFTGRPLYPFGYGLSYTSFRYGGLRQVKGGWEVSVTNTGSRAGDEVVQLYVHQRASRDEQPLKQLKAFQRVSLKPGETRTVRLKVRRPDLAHWDVTRSKWVVEKGTYDVLVGSSSADLPARSAWPVAGETIPPRDLSKVTRAENFDDYSPAIHLVDESKAGGTAVSAASDGAWLKFAAPRPGKGAGLFSARVAGSAGSVEVRLGSPTGPLAATAHFAGTSSPYTYTTVTARLSAAAKSHEDVYLVLGKDVRLSTFSLR, from the coding sequence ATGACAGGCAAGAGAAGACACAGATTCGCGTACGCCCTGGCCCTCACCCTCGTCGCCGCGCTCGGCGCCACCGTGCCCGCGCACGCCGACAGCCCCTATCCCTTCCGCGATCCGAGTCTGTCCGTGGACGCCCGGGTCTCCGACCTCCTCGGCCGCCTCACCCTGGACGAGAAGATCTCCCTGCTCCACCAGTACGAGCCGGCGATCCCCCGCCTCGGCATCCAGTCGTTCCGCACCGGCACCGAGGCCCTGCACGGCGTGGCCTGGCTGGGCAAGGCCACCGTCTTCCCGCAGGCCGTCGGGCTGGCCTCCACCTGGGACCCGGCGCTGATGCGGGACGTCGGCTCGGCGGTCGGTGACGAGGCCCGCGGCTTCCAGCAGACCCGCCCGGACGGGTGGGGCCTGAACCTGTGGGCGCCGGTGGTCAACCCGCTGCGCGACCCCCGCTGGGGCCGCAACGAGGAGGGCTACTCCGAGGACCCGTACCTCACGGGCGCGATCTCGACGGCCTACGGCACGGGCCTGACGGGCGGCGACCCCGACCACCTCAAGACCGCCCCCACGCTCAAGCACTTCCTCGCCAACAACAACGAGGTCCACCGCGACACGACCACCTCCGAACTGCGGCCGCGCGTGGCGAAGGAGTACGACGAGCAGGCCTTCAAGCCGGCGATCGAGGCGGACGCGGCGACCGGTGTGATGTCCTCGTACAACCTCGTCAACGGCCGCCCGAACACGGTGAACCCGGCCCTGGACGACACCGTCCGCACCTGGACCTCCCAGCGGCTGCTCAACGTCACGGACGCCTACGCGCCCGGCAACCTGGTCGGCAGCCAGAAGTACTACGGCACCCAGGCGGAGGCGGACGCGGCGGCCCTGAAGGCGGGCATCGACAGCTTCACGGACAACGACAGGGACTCCGGGCCGACCACCGCGGCGATCAAGTCGGCGCTGTCCTCAGGCCTGTTGAAGGAGTCGGACGTCGACAGGGCCGCCGCGGACGTGCTGAGCGTGCGCGTCCGGCTCGGCGAGTTCGACCCGGGCGGCGGAAAGTACGGCTCCATCGACGCGTCGGTCATCGACAGCCCGGCGCACCGGAAGCTGGCGAGGAAGGCGGCGACCGAGGCCGCGGTGCTGCTGAAGAACCAGGGCGGTGCCCTGCCGCTGAAGAAGTCCGCGAAGGACGTGGCCGTGGTCGGGCCGCTCGCCGACACCCTCCACACCGACTGGTACTCGGGCACCCTGCCCTACGCCGTCACGCCCAAGGACGGCATCGAGGCGAAGCTCGGCACCTCCGTCGCCGACAGCGAGGGCGTCGACCGGATCGCGCTGAAGGACACGGCGACCGGGAAGTACGTGACGGCCGGGGCCGGCGAGGCGGGTGCGGCGCTGAAGGAGAGCGCCACGACCGCGGGCCAGGACGCCCAGTTCGACGTGTTCGACTGGGGCTCGGGCATCGTCACCCTGCGCTCGACCGCCAACGGCAGGTACGTCGGCTACAACTGGTCCGGATTCGTCAACGACCAGAAGCAGCCGAACGGCTGGTATGTCCAGCAGCAGTTCAGGCTGGAGGCCCAGGACGACGGCACATACCTGCTGCGCTACGCCGGCTACGAGACCCAGGAGTCCTGGTGGTCCAACCCGGTCTACCTCGGCCCGACGGGCACGGACGGCACGCTGGGGCTGGTGGCGAAGGACCAGGCCGCGCACTACGCCAAGGACGTCGTCCGCAGCGGGGTCGCCGAAGCGGTGGCCGCCGTGAAGGGCCGGGACGCGGCGGTGGTCGTGGTCGGCTCCGACCCGTCGATCAACGGCCGCGAGGCCCACGACCGCACCGACATGGGCCTGGCGCCCGCGCAGGAGTCCCTGGTCGAGGCAGTCCGCGCGGCCAATCCCCGCACGGTGGTGATCGTCGAGAACAGCTACCCGACGACGCTCGGCTCCCTGCAGAAGCAGGTGCCCGCCCTGCTGTGGACCACCCACGCGGGCCAGGAGACCGGCAACGCCCTGGCCGACCTCCTGTACGGCGACGCGAACCCCTCGGGCCGGCTCACCCAGACCTGGTACCGGTCCGAGTCCGACCTGCCCTCGATCCTGGACTACGACATCATCAAGTCCGGCCGCACCTACCAGTACTTCACGGGCCGGCCGCTCTACCCCTTCGGCTACGGGCTGTCGTACACCTCTTTCCGCTACGGCGGGTTGAGGCAGGTGAAGGGCGGCTGGGAGGTCTCGGTCACCAACACGGGCAGCCGGGCCGGTGACGAGGTCGTCCAGCTCTACGTCCACCAGCGCGCCTCCCGCGACGAGCAGCCGCTGAAGCAGCTGAAAGCCTTCCAACGGGTATCGCTGAAGCCGGGCGAGACCCGGACGGTACGGCTGAAGGTGCGGCGGCCGGACCTGGCGCACTGGGACGTCACCCGCTCCAAGTGGGTAGTGGAGAAGGGCACTTACGACGTCCTGGTGGGCTCCTCGTCCGCAGACCTGCCCGCCCGTTCGGCCTGGCCGGTCGCCGGCGAGACGATCCCGCCCCGCGACCTGTCGAAGGTCACGCGCGCGGAGAACTTCGACGACTACTCCCCGGCCATCCACCTCGTCGACGAGTCCAAGGCCGGCGGTACGGCGGTGTCGGCGGCCTCCGACGGGGCGTGGCTGAAGTTCGCCGCCCCCCGACCGGGCAAGGGCGCGGGCCTGTTCAGCGCACGCGTCGCCGGCTCCGCCGGGTCGGTCGAGGTACGGCTGGGCTCGCCCACCGGGCCCCTCGCCGCGACCGCGCACTTCGCGGGCACCTCGTCGCCGTACACGTACACGACGGTGACCGCGAGGCTGTCGGCGGCGGCGAAGAGCCATGAGGACGTCTACCTGGTCCTCGGCAAGGACGTACGCCTGTCGACGTTCAGCCTGCGCTGA
- a CDS encoding PHB depolymerase family esterase, whose protein sequence is MTHTRAASRLARLATLLIALTALFALVPSGQARAASLQEVTGFGSNPGALRMFRYVPAGLPAGRPVVVALHGCTQDAAGYGTGSGWIQLADRWGFSVVLPQQTSANNASSCFDWFQTGDIQRGQGEAASVAQMVDRQLADADGDASRVYVTGLSAGGAMTAVMMAAYPEKFAAGGVVAGLPYGCAQAAGSPYVCMYVGATQTPAQWGDRVRAARPGYAGPWPTLTVFQGTADYTVKPVNMTDLMKQWTNVHGADQSADVSDTVAGYPHQVFRDPAGNTAVETYSITGMGHGQPVDPGSGTEQCGAAGAYLLDVNLCAAYRLGQAWGLSAG, encoded by the coding sequence ATGACACACACCAGAGCCGCAAGCCGCCTCGCCCGCCTGGCGACCCTGCTGATCGCCCTGACCGCTCTGTTCGCCCTGGTCCCGTCGGGTCAGGCTCGCGCCGCTTCCCTTCAGGAGGTCACCGGTTTCGGGTCGAACCCCGGGGCCCTGCGCATGTTCCGGTACGTTCCCGCGGGTCTGCCCGCCGGCCGCCCGGTGGTCGTCGCCCTGCACGGCTGCACCCAGGACGCCGCCGGGTACGGCACCGGCAGCGGCTGGATCCAGCTGGCCGACCGGTGGGGCTTCTCCGTGGTGCTGCCGCAGCAGACATCCGCCAACAACGCCTCCTCCTGCTTCGACTGGTTCCAGACCGGTGACATCCAGCGCGGGCAGGGCGAGGCCGCGAGCGTCGCGCAGATGGTGGACCGGCAACTCGCCGATGCCGACGGCGACGCCTCGCGCGTGTACGTCACCGGGCTGTCCGCCGGCGGCGCCATGACCGCCGTGATGATGGCGGCCTACCCGGAGAAGTTCGCCGCCGGCGGGGTCGTCGCCGGGCTGCCCTACGGGTGCGCGCAGGCGGCCGGATCGCCGTACGTGTGCATGTACGTCGGCGCCACGCAGACCCCGGCGCAGTGGGGCGACCGGGTGCGCGCCGCCCGGCCCGGGTACGCCGGACCCTGGCCGACGCTGACCGTTTTCCAGGGCACCGCCGACTACACCGTCAAGCCGGTCAACATGACCGACCTGATGAAGCAGTGGACGAACGTGCACGGCGCCGACCAGAGCGCCGACGTCAGCGACACCGTCGCCGGCTACCCCCATCAGGTCTTCAGGGACCCGGCGGGGAACACGGCCGTCGAGACGTACAGCATCACGGGCATGGGACACGGCCAGCCGGTGGACCCCGGCAGCGGCACCGAACAGTGCGGGGCCGCCGGGGCCTACCTCCTCGACGTGAACCTGTGCGCCGCCTACCGGCTCGGGCAGGCCTGGGGTCTCAGCGCAGGCTGA
- the smpB gene encoding SsrA-binding protein SmpB has translation MSKGMYVPKEAQPKQGGGAGKAKDGEKGGKRKLVAQNKKARHDYAIIDVYEAGLVLTGTEVKSLRQGRASLVDGFVQIDGGEAWLHNAHIPEYAQGTWTNHSARRKRKLLLHREEIDKLAVKAEETGHTVVPLALYFKDGRAKAEIALARGKKEYDKRQTLREKQDRRESDRAIAAAKRKQRGA, from the coding sequence ATGAGCAAGGGAATGTACGTACCCAAGGAGGCCCAGCCCAAGCAGGGCGGGGGCGCCGGCAAGGCCAAGGACGGCGAGAAGGGCGGCAAGCGCAAGCTGGTCGCGCAGAACAAGAAGGCCCGGCACGACTACGCGATCATCGACGTCTACGAGGCCGGGCTCGTCCTGACCGGCACCGAGGTCAAGTCGCTGCGCCAGGGCCGCGCCTCGCTGGTCGACGGCTTCGTCCAGATCGACGGGGGTGAGGCGTGGCTGCACAACGCCCACATCCCCGAGTACGCCCAGGGCACCTGGACCAACCACTCCGCGCGCCGCAAGCGCAAGCTGCTGCTGCACCGCGAGGAGATCGACAAGCTGGCCGTCAAGGCGGAGGAGACCGGTCACACCGTCGTGCCGCTGGCCCTGTACTTCAAGGACGGCCGGGCGAAGGCCGAGATCGCGCTGGCGCGAGGCAAGAAGGAGTACGACAAGCGCCAGACGCTGAGGGAGAAGCAGGACCGGCGGGAGTCGGACCGCGCCATCGCGGCGGCGAAGCGCAAGCAGCGGGGCGCCTGA
- a CDS encoding S41 family peptidase: MSGRDLFCQPRRGRRGAALTLLFTGVLVAGAATGSFPDLDPKAAAGQARSAVPAGHHEDVTRAAEEALADGKSPMEAAERAVSRSGDRWGAVYSQGEYEEFQEALDGQYTGVGLWARRERDGRIAVTKVASGSPAADAGIHKGDRLRSIDGRDVDGQPVTEVVSLLRGDPTDAPAGTAVRLGLERGTRAWTQTLRRARLSTDSVTVQKLPGGVTVIKIAAFTKGSGDLVRTAVRRAAADTGVILDLRGNSGGLVTEAVTTASAFLDGGLVATYDVDGEQRVLHAEAGGDTARPLVALVDGGTMSAAEMLTGALQDRGRAVVVGSRTFGKGSVQMPSKLPGGSVAELTVGHYRTPSGRSVDGHGITPDLEVDRADGPLAVERAQTVLSGLGDAD, translated from the coding sequence ATGTCAGGTCGTGACCTGTTCTGCCAGCCCCGCCGCGGCCGCCGCGGGGCCGCCCTGACATTGCTGTTCACCGGTGTCCTCGTCGCCGGCGCGGCGACCGGCTCCTTCCCGGACCTCGACCCGAAAGCCGCTGCGGGACAGGCCCGTTCGGCCGTTCCGGCCGGGCACCACGAGGACGTCACCAGGGCGGCCGAGGAGGCCCTGGCCGACGGCAAGTCCCCCATGGAGGCCGCCGAGCGCGCCGTCAGCCGCAGCGGGGACCGCTGGGGCGCCGTCTACTCCCAGGGCGAGTACGAGGAGTTCCAGGAGGCGCTCGACGGCCAGTACACCGGCGTCGGCCTGTGGGCGCGGCGCGAGCGCGACGGCCGGATCGCGGTCACCAAGGTCGCCTCCGGATCCCCCGCGGCCGACGCCGGGATCCACAAGGGCGACCGGCTGCGCAGCATCGACGGCCGGGACGTCGACGGGCAGCCCGTCACCGAGGTCGTCTCCTTACTGCGCGGCGACCCCACCGACGCCCCCGCCGGCACGGCGGTCCGGCTCGGCCTGGAGCGGGGCACGCGCGCGTGGACGCAGACGCTGCGGCGGGCCCGCCTGTCCACCGACTCGGTCACCGTCCAAAAGCTCCCCGGCGGCGTCACCGTCATCAAGATCGCCGCGTTCACCAAGGGCTCCGGCGACCTCGTGCGCACCGCCGTGCGCCGGGCCGCCGCCGACACCGGCGTCATCCTCGACCTGCGCGGCAACTCCGGGGGCCTGGTCACCGAGGCCGTCACCACCGCCTCCGCCTTCCTCGACGGCGGCCTCGTCGCCACGTACGACGTCGACGGCGAGCAGCGCGTCCTGCACGCCGAGGCCGGCGGGGACACCGCCAGACCGCTGGTCGCGCTCGTCGACGGCGGCACGATGAGCGCGGCCGAGATGCTCACCGGGGCCCTGCAGGACCGCGGCCGCGCGGTCGTCGTGGGCTCCCGCACCTTCGGCAAGGGCTCGGTCCAGATGCCGAGCAAGCTCCCCGGCGGTTCCGTCGCCGAACTGACCGTGGGCCACTACCGCACCCCCTCCGGGCGCAGCGTCGACGGCCACGGCATCACCCCCGACCTGGAAGTGGACCGGGCGGATGGGCCGCTCGCCGTCGAGCGGGCGCAGACCGTGCTCAGCGGCCTCGGCGACGCCGATTAA
- the ftsX gene encoding permease-like cell division protein FtsX yields MRAQFVLSEIGVGLRRNLTMTFAVVVSVALSLALFGGSLLMSDQVNTMKGYWYDKVNVSIFLCNKSDAESDPNCAKGAVTEDQKKSILADLDKMGVVQKVTYESQDDAYKHYKQQFGDSPLASSLTPDQMQESYRIKLKDPQKYQVIATAFDGRDGVQSVQDQKGILDNLFGLLNGMNWAARAIMALMLVVALMLIVNTVRVSAFSRRRETGIMRLVGASGFYIQAPFIMEAAVAGLIGGTVACGFLVIARYFIIDHGLDLSHKLNLINFIGWDAVLTKLPLILATSLLMPAMAAFFALRKYLKV; encoded by the coding sequence ATGCGCGCCCAGTTCGTACTGTCCGAGATCGGTGTCGGTCTCCGCCGCAACCTGACGATGACGTTCGCCGTCGTCGTCTCCGTCGCCCTGTCCCTGGCGCTCTTCGGTGGGTCGCTCCTGATGAGTGACCAGGTCAACACCATGAAGGGCTACTGGTACGACAAGGTCAACGTCTCGATCTTCCTCTGCAACAAGAGCGACGCGGAGTCGGACCCCAACTGCGCCAAGGGCGCGGTCACCGAGGACCAGAAGAAGTCGATCCTCGCCGACCTGGACAAGATGGGCGTCGTCCAGAAGGTGACCTACGAGTCGCAGGACGACGCCTACAAGCACTACAAGCAGCAGTTCGGCGACTCCCCGCTGGCCAGCTCCCTCACGCCGGACCAGATGCAGGAGTCGTACCGGATCAAGCTGAAGGACCCGCAGAAGTACCAGGTCATCGCCACCGCCTTCGACGGGCGGGACGGCGTGCAGTCCGTGCAGGACCAGAAGGGCATCCTCGACAACCTCTTCGGGCTGCTCAACGGCATGAACTGGGCCGCGCGCGCGATCATGGCGCTCATGCTCGTCGTGGCGCTGATGCTGATCGTCAACACCGTGCGGGTGTCCGCGTTCAGCCGGCGGCGCGAGACCGGGATCATGCGCCTGGTCGGTGCCTCGGGCTTCTACATCCAGGCGCCGTTCATCATGGAGGCCGCGGTCGCCGGGCTCATCGGCGGGACGGTCGCGTGCGGCTTCCTGGTGATCGCCCGGTACTTCATCATCGACCACGGCCTCGACCTGTCCCACAAGCTGAACCTGATCAACTTCATCGGCTGGGACGCCGTGCTGACCAAGCTGCCGCTCATCCTCGCCACGAGTCTGCTGATGCCCGCGATGGCGGCGTTCTTCGCGCTGCGCAAGTACCTGAAGGTGTGA
- the ftsE gene encoding cell division ATP-binding protein FtsE — translation MIRFDNVSKVYPKQTRPALRDVSLEVEKGEFVFLVGSSGSGKSTFLRLILREERCSHGQVHVLGKDLARLSNWKVPQMRRQLGTVFQDFRLLPNKTVAENVAFAQEVIGKSKGEIRKSVPQVLDLVGLGGKEDRMPGELSGGEQQRVAIARAFVNRPKLLIADEPTGNLDPQTSVGIMKLLDRINRTGTTVVMATHDQNIVDQMRKRVIELEKGRLVRDQARGVYGYQH, via the coding sequence GTGATCCGATTCGACAACGTCTCCAAGGTCTACCCCAAGCAGACCCGCCCCGCACTCAGGGATGTGTCCCTGGAAGTGGAGAAGGGCGAGTTCGTGTTCCTCGTGGGGTCCTCGGGCTCCGGTAAGTCCACCTTCCTGCGACTGATCCTCCGCGAGGAGCGGTGCAGCCACGGTCAGGTGCACGTCCTGGGCAAGGACCTCGCGCGCCTCTCCAACTGGAAGGTGCCGCAGATGCGGCGCCAGTTGGGGACGGTGTTCCAGGACTTCCGGCTCCTGCCGAACAAGACGGTGGCGGAGAACGTCGCCTTCGCGCAGGAGGTCATCGGCAAGTCGAAGGGCGAGATCCGCAAGTCCGTGCCGCAGGTGCTCGACCTCGTCGGGCTGGGCGGCAAGGAGGACCGGATGCCCGGCGAGCTGTCCGGTGGTGAGCAGCAGCGTGTGGCCATCGCGCGCGCCTTCGTCAACCGGCCCAAGCTGCTCATCGCCGACGAGCCCACCGGCAACCTCGACCCGCAGACCTCCGTCGGCATCATGAAGCTGCTCGACCGGATCAACCGCACCGGTACGACGGTGGTCATGGCCACGCACGACCAGAACATCGTGGACCAGATGCGCAAGCGCGTCATCGAGCTGGAGAAGGGCCGCCTCGTCCGCGACCAGGCCCGCGGCGTCTACGGCTACCAGCACTGA